Proteins encoded together in one Mycobacterium noviomagense window:
- the cobG gene encoding precorrin-3B synthase: MPRARDRDQCPGALQVHRAADGALVRVRLPGGMITARQWAVLADVSSRFGSAVLELTARGNIQIRGITHTQAVAGALAEAGLLPSATHERVRNIVASPLSGRVGGRADVRRWVAELDAALQAEPTLTDLPGRFWFSIDDGRGDVSGLAADLGVHVGDDGVALLLAGRDTGIRLEIDDVVLTLVGLAARFVAVRGKAWRVIELADVSVLLPGVELAAAKFPVVLRPPVGWLPQDDGRIALGAAVPLGVLTTRVAEVLAAIEAPLVVTPWRSVLVCDLDEATADAALRVLAPSSLVFDENSPWLSVSACTGSPGCARSAADVRADAAASLGGDSGVHRHFVGCERACGSPPAGEVLVATADGYRLLPGRRRQSTS; encoded by the coding sequence ATGCCCAGAGCGCGTGACCGGGACCAGTGCCCTGGCGCCCTGCAGGTACACCGGGCCGCCGACGGCGCGCTGGTGCGGGTGCGGCTGCCCGGCGGGATGATCACGGCCCGGCAGTGGGCGGTGCTGGCCGACGTGTCGAGCCGGTTCGGGTCGGCGGTGTTGGAGCTGACGGCGCGCGGCAACATCCAGATTCGCGGCATCACCCACACGCAGGCGGTGGCCGGTGCGCTGGCCGAGGCCGGTCTGCTGCCGTCGGCGACGCATGAGCGGGTTCGCAATATCGTCGCCTCGCCGCTATCCGGGCGGGTCGGAGGCCGAGCCGATGTGCGGCGATGGGTGGCCGAGCTGGATGCGGCGCTCCAGGCTGAGCCGACGCTGACGGACTTACCGGGCCGATTCTGGTTCAGCATCGACGACGGACGCGGTGACGTGTCGGGGTTGGCGGCCGACTTGGGCGTGCATGTTGGCGACGACGGCGTCGCGCTGCTGCTTGCCGGGCGCGATACCGGCATTCGACTCGAGATCGACGACGTCGTTTTAACATTGGTGGGGCTGGCAGCAAGATTTGTCGCCGTTCGCGGAAAAGCTTGGCGGGTAATCGAATTGGCTGACGTCTCGGTTCTGCTGCCGGGTGTGGAGCTCGCTGCCGCCAAGTTTCCTGTGGTTCTTCGGCCGCCGGTGGGCTGGCTACCGCAGGACGACGGGCGCATCGCGTTGGGTGCGGCCGTACCGCTTGGGGTGTTGACCACTCGGGTCGCCGAGGTGCTGGCCGCGATCGAGGCGCCGCTGGTGGTCACCCCGTGGCGCTCGGTACTGGTGTGCGATCTTGACGAGGCGACGGCCGACGCGGCGCTGCGGGTGCTGGCGCCGTCGAGTCTGGTATTCGACGAGAACTCCCCGTGGTTGTCGGTCAGCGCCTGCACCGGCAGCCCGGGCTGCGCCCGGTCGGCCGCCGATGTGCGGGCCGACGCGGCGGCGTCGTTAGGTGGGGATTCCGGCGTGCACCGCCATTTCGTCGGCTGCGAGCGGGCGTGCGGCAGCCCGCCGGCGGGTGAGGTCCTGGTCGCGACCGCAGACGGCTACCGGCTGCTGCCGGGTCGCCGCCGGCAGAGCACGTCTTAA
- a CDS encoding LuxR family transcriptional regulator yields MISGDPLTGRESELKVIRRALSGFGNCSGVVIAGAAGVGKTRLAREVLARAAAAGDRTNWIAGTESARPLPLGAFAALLTDAIADPLPNVRRVINTFVAQQNRTRVLIGVDDAHLLDGLSAHVVHQLASTRGVRLVVTVRTGADEPDAVTALWKDELLMRLNLGPLSAEATRSLIESSVGGSVDARSAERFWQLTGGNALFLRQLLADQIEAGRMRQVAGVWMWDGDVAVSPNLSDMLGRQLSRMSPGVARVVDTLSQCEPLGVEVLCDLVRRRDLESAEQMHLVTVERAGSERLARLAHPLFGELRRATAGELYLSKIRGRLARRLGQEVDRDMRATVRRALLTLDSDLDPDPDLYLTAARYAMMLLDPDAAERFAAAAAACDAPDAAPMRAMTLVLLGRGEQAEEVLRGVCESGREDTHRWSTIRAANLIWMLGRPKEAEAILDDLAAATESPSEGNARIAIEACVDAVSARCAAAEEKARAALGSGKLSDFHAMMASIALVMAMGALGHVDDLSVVAERAIDRAIAAFESSPMRFWFGAVHARACRLTGRIDECVQSAQRISDSARDVPGLAYANLAFLLGHAELVRGSVANAVGLLREARAGVQKHGATTGLRPASCFGLAEAHAKLGQVAAAEEALADTQRFVPAEYLFMQTALSLATGWTLAAKGFLSDAIAAAHEAGIEARERGQPTHELACLQAAAQWGDASDANRARELADALSLPLANIVAQHAKSLLAGDGEGLLAASSGYRAIGDRAAAADAAAQAAAVFTGGQQRQRGLYAGAIARELADECGGLCTPALHSMVGLPLKGRQREVVELAVAGLSNREIAERLVMSVRTVEGHLYRACQRVGVSTRDELSTVIRAGAADEG; encoded by the coding sequence GTGATCAGCGGCGATCCGCTGACCGGGCGTGAGAGCGAACTGAAAGTTATTCGCCGTGCGCTGAGCGGGTTTGGCAATTGCTCTGGCGTCGTCATCGCCGGAGCCGCCGGCGTGGGTAAGACCCGGCTCGCGCGAGAGGTACTGGCCCGCGCTGCCGCTGCCGGTGACCGCACCAACTGGATTGCCGGCACTGAATCGGCGCGACCACTTCCGCTGGGCGCATTCGCCGCACTGCTCACCGACGCGATCGCCGACCCGTTGCCCAATGTGCGGCGCGTGATCAACACCTTTGTCGCCCAACAAAATCGGACCCGGGTCCTGATCGGCGTGGACGACGCGCACCTTCTTGACGGGCTGTCGGCACACGTCGTGCACCAGTTGGCGTCGACCCGCGGTGTGCGACTTGTCGTCACAGTGCGAACAGGCGCGGACGAGCCCGATGCCGTCACGGCATTGTGGAAAGACGAGCTGCTGATGCGGCTGAATCTTGGGCCGCTGTCAGCCGAGGCAACACGTTCGCTGATCGAATCCTCCGTCGGCGGGTCGGTGGATGCCCGCAGCGCCGAGCGGTTCTGGCAGCTAACCGGCGGCAACGCGCTGTTCTTGCGGCAACTCCTCGCCGACCAGATCGAGGCCGGCCGAATGCGACAGGTAGCGGGGGTGTGGATGTGGGACGGCGACGTCGCGGTATCGCCCAACCTCAGCGACATGCTGGGTCGGCAGCTGAGCCGGATGAGCCCGGGGGTGGCACGTGTCGTCGACACCTTGTCGCAGTGCGAACCTCTTGGCGTCGAAGTGCTTTGCGATCTGGTGCGCCGACGAGACCTCGAATCTGCTGAGCAGATGCATTTGGTCACGGTCGAGCGAGCGGGAAGCGAGCGCTTGGCGCGGCTGGCGCATCCGCTGTTCGGCGAGCTTCGACGCGCAACCGCCGGGGAACTGTATCTGTCGAAGATCCGTGGACGGTTGGCGCGACGACTGGGTCAGGAGGTCGACCGCGACATGCGGGCGACAGTGCGCCGGGCCCTGCTCACCCTCGACTCCGATTTGGATCCCGATCCTGACCTATATCTCACGGCGGCACGCTACGCGATGATGCTGTTAGATCCCGATGCGGCCGAGCGGTTCGCGGCCGCGGCAGCGGCGTGCGATGCACCTGACGCGGCGCCGATGCGGGCAATGACGCTCGTGCTTCTCGGCCGAGGGGAACAAGCCGAGGAGGTTCTCCGCGGCGTGTGTGAGAGCGGTCGCGAAGATACTCACCGATGGTCGACCATCCGGGCCGCCAACCTGATCTGGATGCTCGGCCGGCCGAAGGAGGCAGAGGCCATCCTCGACGACTTGGCTGCGGCAACCGAATCACCATCCGAGGGCAATGCACGGATCGCCATCGAAGCCTGCGTCGATGCGGTGTCTGCGCGCTGCGCTGCGGCAGAAGAGAAGGCCAGGGCAGCACTTGGCTCGGGCAAGCTCTCCGACTTTCACGCGATGATGGCCTCGATCGCGCTGGTCATGGCAATGGGCGCACTTGGTCACGTCGACGACCTGAGCGTCGTCGCCGAGCGGGCCATCGACCGAGCGATCGCCGCGTTCGAATCGTCGCCGATGCGATTCTGGTTCGGCGCTGTGCACGCCCGCGCCTGCCGATTGACCGGCCGGATCGACGAGTGCGTGCAGTCCGCACAGCGGATCTCGGACTCGGCACGAGACGTTCCCGGTCTCGCATACGCCAACCTTGCCTTCTTGTTGGGGCACGCCGAACTGGTGCGCGGCTCCGTTGCCAATGCCGTCGGGCTCCTGCGCGAAGCCCGTGCCGGAGTTCAAAAACACGGCGCCACAACGGGTTTACGTCCAGCCAGTTGCTTCGGATTGGCCGAAGCGCACGCCAAACTGGGGCAGGTGGCCGCAGCGGAGGAAGCACTCGCCGACACTCAGCGGTTCGTGCCGGCCGAATATCTGTTCATGCAGACCGCGTTGTCCCTGGCGACTGGCTGGACACTGGCGGCCAAAGGGTTTCTGAGCGACGCCATCGCGGCCGCGCATGAGGCGGGCATCGAGGCGCGCGAGCGCGGTCAGCCGACCCATGAGCTTGCGTGCCTTCAGGCAGCGGCCCAATGGGGTGACGCGTCCGACGCGAATCGAGCCCGTGAACTAGCTGACGCATTGTCGCTTCCTCTCGCGAATATCGTTGCGCAGCATGCTAAATCATTGCTGGCCGGCGACGGCGAGGGTCTGCTCGCGGCATCGTCGGGATACCGAGCGATCGGTGATCGTGCCGCCGCCGCCGATGCCGCCGCACAGGCCGCTGCGGTCTTCACCGGCGGGCAGCAACGGCAGCGGGGACTCTACGCGGGGGCGATCGCGCGGGAGCTGGCCGACGAATGCGGCGGGCTGTGCACCCCGGCGTTGCACAGCATGGTGGGGCTTCCGCTGAAGGGCCGCCAGCGTGAGGTGGTCGAATTAGCCGTTGCCGGTCTGTCCAACCGCGAGATCGCCGAGCGGCTGGTGATGTCGGTGCGCACCGTTGAGGGCCACCTCTACCGGGCCTGCCAGCGCGTTGGGGTGAGCACACGCGACGAGCTCAGTACGGTGATTCGGGCCGGCGCAGCCGATGAAGGCTGA
- a CDS encoding precorrin-2 C(20)-methyltransferase, with translation MTKRGTLFGVGLGPGDPELVTVKAARVIGEADVVAYHSARHGRSIARGIAEPYLRPGQIEEHLVYPVTTEGTDHPGGYAGALEDFYVVATQRIAAHLDAGRDVALLAEGDPLFYSSYMHLHTRLTQRFDAVIVPGVTSVSAASAAIATPLVAGDEVLSVLPGTLGVAELSRRLADADAAVVLKLGRSYPAVREALSLAGRLDDAFYVERASTTGQRVLPAADVDQTTVPYFSLALLPGGQCRQARAGAVAVVGLGPGHTDWMTPESRRELAAATDLVGYSPYLDRVPARDGQRRHPSDNTDEAARARLACALAEQGRAVAVVSSGDPGVFAMATAVLEEAKQWPGVQVRVIPAMTAAQAVASRVGAPLGHDYAVISLSDRLKPWDVIAARLSAAAAADMVLAIYNPASKTRTWQVPAMRDLLLAHRDPGTPVVIGRDVSGPGEQVTVVRLADLNPAEVDMRCLLIVGSSQTQWYSSESDDRVFTPRRYPS, from the coding sequence GTGACGAAGCGCGGCACGCTGTTCGGCGTCGGGTTGGGGCCCGGCGACCCGGAGTTGGTGACGGTCAAGGCGGCCCGGGTGATCGGCGAGGCCGACGTGGTGGCCTATCACAGCGCCCGCCACGGCCGCAGCATCGCCCGCGGTATCGCCGAGCCGTATCTGCGGCCGGGCCAGATCGAGGAGCACCTGGTCTACCCGGTGACCACCGAGGGGACCGATCACCCTGGCGGCTATGCGGGCGCGCTGGAGGATTTCTATGTAGTGGCCACGCAGCGGATCGCTGCGCACCTAGACGCGGGACGCGATGTGGCGTTGCTGGCCGAGGGCGACCCGCTGTTTTACAGCTCGTATATGCATTTGCACACCCGGCTGACGCAGCGGTTCGACGCGGTCATCGTGCCGGGTGTGACGTCGGTCAGCGCCGCGTCGGCGGCGATCGCGACACCGCTGGTGGCCGGCGACGAGGTGCTGTCGGTGCTGCCCGGCACCTTGGGTGTCGCCGAGTTGTCCCGGCGGCTGGCCGACGCTGACGCCGCAGTGGTTCTGAAACTCGGACGCTCCTACCCTGCTGTGCGCGAAGCGCTTTCGCTGGCCGGCCGGCTCGATGACGCGTTTTATGTGGAGCGGGCCAGCACCACCGGGCAGCGGGTGCTGCCCGCCGCCGACGTCGACCAGACCACCGTGCCGTACTTTTCGCTGGCGCTGTTGCCGGGTGGTCAGTGCCGCCAAGCGCGAGCCGGCGCCGTCGCGGTGGTGGGCCTGGGCCCGGGACACACCGACTGGATGACACCGGAAAGCCGCCGCGAACTGGCCGCCGCCACGGACCTGGTCGGCTACAGCCCCTACCTGGATCGCGTCCCAGCCCGCGACGGTCAACGTCGTCATCCCAGCGACAACACCGACGAGGCGGCACGCGCTCGGCTCGCCTGTGCGCTGGCCGAGCAAGGCCGCGCGGTGGCGGTGGTGTCCTCCGGCGATCCCGGGGTGTTCGCGATGGCCACCGCGGTGCTCGAGGAGGCCAAGCAGTGGCCAGGCGTGCAGGTCCGGGTGATTCCCGCGATGACCGCCGCGCAGGCGGTCGCCAGCCGGGTGGGCGCGCCGCTGGGCCATGACTATGCGGTGATTTCGTTGTCCGACCGGCTTAAACCGTGGGACGTGATCGCGGCCCGGCTGTCGGCCGCGGCTGCCGCCGACATGGTGTTGGCGATCTACAACCCGGCCTCCAAGACGCGCACCTGGCAGGTCCCCGCCATGCGGGATCTGCTGCTGGCCCACCGCGACCCGGGCACCCCGGTGGTGATCGGCCGCGACGTGTCCGGGCCCGGTGAGCAGGTCACGGTGGTGCGGCTGGCCGATCTCAATCCCGCCGAGGTCGACATGCGCTGCCTGCTGATCGTCGGCTCGTCGCAAACGCAGTGGTATTCCTCAGAATCCGACGACCGCGTGTTCACACCGCGGCGCTACCCGTCATAG
- a CDS encoding bifunctional S-methyl-5-thioribose-1-phosphate isomerase/methylthioribulose 1-phosphate dehydratase has translation MAESPMTWVDGALVTVDQRALPHELRWLRITTVDELIEAIQTLAIRGAPAIGLSGAFGVALAAFTYDGDAEKVASEAARIASARPTAANLAWGVQRALAKLPQGAQAVLDEALEILAEGDRVNRAAATHAADLVQRLCPDRPLRILTHCNTGPLATATFGTALGTLQVLHTRDAIDEVLVNETRPLLQGARLTTWELAQAGIPHRLAVDSAAAWAMATGQVDCVVVGADRISADGSVANKIGTYGLAVAAHRHGIPFIVVAPESTRDLATATGHGIVVEERDPAEITHLVDVATAPTGTAVFNPAFDVTPAELVTAVVTENGVIDDANHVATGQIPRIAGELYARGWMPGTAGNISVRIGQTALITGSGLSKGELTTGDLVTVNIADSQQVSGTRRPSAETAIHTAIYRATDAQAVVHVHPPHATTQSIDAPAALRFSGYELIKGLGATDTIDIPVFDNHADVAHIGADIQRHLTEHPEAPPVLFVAGHGVTAWGVDLAQARDRVECLEAMCELATLSGRREIGTHREEAR, from the coding sequence ATGGCTGAAAGCCCGATGACATGGGTGGACGGGGCGCTGGTCACCGTCGACCAGCGTGCGCTTCCGCACGAGCTGCGTTGGCTAAGGATCACGACGGTCGATGAGCTCATCGAGGCGATCCAGACATTGGCCATTCGCGGGGCTCCGGCGATCGGGCTATCCGGGGCGTTCGGTGTGGCGCTGGCGGCGTTCACGTACGACGGTGACGCCGAGAAAGTGGCGTCCGAAGCCGCCCGAATCGCCTCGGCACGACCGACCGCCGCCAACCTTGCCTGGGGTGTGCAGCGCGCCTTGGCCAAGCTGCCGCAGGGCGCCCAGGCGGTGCTGGACGAGGCCCTCGAGATCCTCGCTGAGGGCGACCGCGTCAACCGGGCCGCCGCCACTCATGCGGCCGATCTGGTGCAGCGGTTGTGCCCGGACCGGCCGCTACGGATCCTCACCCACTGCAACACCGGGCCACTGGCCACGGCCACCTTCGGCACGGCGCTGGGCACGCTACAGGTACTGCATACCCGCGATGCGATCGACGAGGTCTTGGTCAACGAGACCCGCCCGCTGCTGCAGGGAGCCCGGCTGACGACCTGGGAGCTTGCCCAGGCCGGAATCCCGCACCGGCTGGCCGTCGACTCGGCCGCGGCGTGGGCGATGGCCACCGGACAGGTGGACTGCGTGGTGGTGGGCGCCGACCGGATCAGCGCCGACGGGTCGGTCGCCAACAAGATCGGTACGTACGGACTGGCGGTGGCCGCTCACCGCCACGGCATCCCGTTCATCGTCGTCGCACCCGAATCGACTCGCGATCTGGCCACCGCGACCGGACACGGCATCGTGGTCGAAGAGCGCGACCCGGCGGAGATTACCCATCTCGTTGACGTCGCCACCGCACCGACCGGCACCGCGGTGTTCAATCCCGCGTTCGACGTCACCCCGGCAGAGCTCGTCACCGCCGTGGTCACCGAAAACGGCGTCATCGACGATGCCAACCATGTTGCCACGGGCCAAATCCCGCGCATCGCAGGCGAACTGTATGCCCGCGGTTGGATGCCAGGCACCGCAGGCAACATCTCGGTGCGTATCGGCCAGACCGCGCTGATCACCGGCAGCGGGCTGTCCAAAGGAGAGCTCACGACGGGCGACCTGGTAACAGTGAATATCGCTGACTCCCAGCAAGTTTCGGGAACGCGACGGCCTTCGGCGGAGACTGCGATCCACACCGCCATCTACCGCGCCACCGACGCCCAGGCGGTCGTTCATGTCCACCCGCCCCACGCCACCACCCAGTCGATCGACGCACCAGCTGCCTTGCGGTTCAGTGGCTATGAACTCATCAAGGGACTCGGAGCAACGGACACCATCGACATCCCGGTGTTTGACAACCACGCTGACGTGGCCCACATCGGCGCCGACATCCAGCGCCATTTGACCGAGCATCCGGAAGCGCCGCCGGTGCTTTTCGTCGCCGGACATGGCGTCACCGCCTGGGGCGTCGACCTGGCACAGGCCCGCGACCGCGTGGAATGCCTGGAGGCCATGTGCGAGCTGGCGACGCTGAGCGGTCGCCGCGAGATCGGAACCCACCGGGAGGAAGCGAGATGA
- a CDS encoding cobalt-precorrin-6A reductase: MMRVLLLGGTAEARALAPRLHPDVDVISSLAGRVPDPALPVGAVRIGGFGGVDGLRRWLRDEKVDAVVDATHPFAATITAHAAQVCEELGLPHLVLARPAWDHGDAIVVTSDTEAAKVVAEQEYSRVFLTTGRSGVGAFVHSDAWFLIRAVTAPDSDRLPRRHQLLLSRGPYDYAGEYALMREHRIDALVTKNSGGQMTRAKLDAAAALDIPVVMVDRPPLPPGVTTVGSVAEAVEWVGGIDAETM; encoded by the coding sequence CTGATGCGGGTCTTATTGCTCGGCGGAACCGCCGAGGCCAGAGCACTGGCGCCCCGGCTCCATCCTGACGTCGACGTCATCAGCTCGCTGGCCGGCCGGGTGCCTGACCCGGCACTGCCGGTGGGTGCGGTCCGCATCGGCGGGTTCGGCGGTGTCGACGGGCTGCGCCGGTGGCTGCGCGACGAAAAGGTCGACGCCGTCGTCGATGCCACACACCCGTTCGCGGCTACCATCACGGCCCATGCGGCGCAAGTGTGCGAGGAACTGGGGCTGCCACATCTGGTGCTGGCCCGCCCTGCCTGGGATCACGGCGATGCGATCGTCGTCACGTCCGATACTGAAGCGGCGAAAGTGGTTGCCGAGCAGGAGTATTCGCGAGTGTTTCTGACTACCGGCCGGTCCGGTGTCGGGGCGTTCGTCCACAGCGACGCGTGGTTTTTGATCCGCGCGGTGACTGCACCGGATTCCGATCGCCTGCCTCGCCGCCACCAGTTGCTGCTCTCGCGAGGACCGTATGACTACGCCGGGGAATACGCGCTGATGCGCGAGCACCGCATCGACGCGCTGGTCACCAAAAACAGCGGCGGACAGATGACTCGGGCGAAGCTCGACGCTGCCGCGGCGCTGGATATTCCGGTGGTGATGGTGGACCGCCCGCCGCTGCCACCGGGTGTGACCACAGTGGGCAGTGTCGCTGAAGCCGTCGAATGGGTTGGCGGAATTGATGCTGAGACGATGTAG
- a CDS encoding TIGR03086 family metal-binding protein gives MKADVVELHLAVCRRFGAAVRVGDRKWDRPSPCELWSARDVVEHVIGFHDALVLRPLGLKPDRPRDDPRRRWELTFDRLCAAFDCGDVLERVVEVPAVGNNPPARRELTTLLSRLTQDVLVHTWDLARAVGVDDRLDPDWCAMFFEQLPADRDTRSASGMFAAPVPIDDDADIQSKLLARLGRDRSWEARADAKAPKRAPFEGL, from the coding sequence ATGAAGGCTGACGTCGTCGAGTTGCATCTGGCGGTGTGCCGACGATTCGGTGCTGCAGTCCGGGTAGGCGACAGGAAGTGGGATCGCCCGTCTCCATGTGAGTTGTGGAGCGCACGGGACGTCGTCGAGCACGTGATCGGCTTTCACGACGCACTGGTTTTGCGGCCCTTGGGATTAAAGCCGGATCGTCCGCGCGACGACCCACGCCGGCGCTGGGAGCTGACGTTCGACCGGTTGTGCGCGGCATTCGATTGCGGCGATGTCTTGGAGCGCGTCGTCGAGGTGCCGGCCGTCGGGAACAATCCACCCGCCCGCCGCGAGCTGACCACGCTGCTGTCACGGCTGACTCAAGACGTGTTGGTGCATACCTGGGACCTGGCTCGCGCGGTCGGGGTGGACGACCGGCTTGATCCGGATTGGTGTGCAATGTTTTTCGAGCAACTGCCCGCGGATCGCGACACGCGTAGCGCATCGGGGATGTTCGCGGCCCCGGTTCCCATCGACGACGACGCCGACATCCAGTCGAAGCTGCTCGCTCGGCTCGGGCGCGACCGGTCCTGGGAGGCGCGAGCAGACGCAAAAGCACCCAAAAGGGCCCCGTTTGAGGGGCTTTAG
- a CDS encoding FAD-dependent oxidoreductase, whose amino-acid sequence MDKVGDRAVVLGASMAGLLAARALSDFFETVTVVERDMLPDQPTNRRGVPQGRHLHALLAGGARALEKLFPGILDELVLDGAPHFDGSDLSKLHFSLAGHRAVNTGSAEDLTAYLTSRPFLEHHVRQCVRSIDNVTFLEDRDVVALTSTTDHARVTGAQTIDRHSGRGVTVSADLVVDATGRAARTPLWLEKLGYGRPVEDQVVVRLAYASQLLRLRPSALHEMGVMIGVVPGRPTGMGFLRCEHERGMLTVFGMAGRVPPCQLSAICDFAEEFAPPHVVAALRDAEPIGAVAQHRLPSSRWRRYDKMRRFPRGLLVTGDAVCSFNPVYGQGMTVAALEALALRSCLTGGATDLASRFFRATAPAIRQAWQLAAGGDLALPEIEGARPLATRLLNGYVDRVLAAAEFDAAAFNQFNKVIALVDPPTRLLRPAMLWRAASANHHRRQRGEQPSEPAALVDQVAI is encoded by the coding sequence ATGGACAAGGTTGGGGACCGCGCAGTGGTCTTGGGTGCGAGCATGGCCGGCTTGCTGGCCGCCCGTGCGCTGTCGGACTTCTTCGAGACGGTCACAGTGGTAGAGCGCGACATGCTGCCTGACCAACCCACCAACCGCCGCGGCGTACCGCAAGGGCGTCACCTACATGCCCTGCTCGCGGGGGGTGCGCGGGCGCTGGAAAAGTTGTTCCCCGGGATTCTCGACGAGCTGGTGCTCGACGGCGCGCCTCACTTCGACGGCAGCGACTTGTCGAAGCTGCATTTCAGCCTTGCCGGTCACCGGGCGGTCAACACCGGTTCTGCCGAGGATCTCACTGCGTATCTGACGAGCAGGCCGTTCTTGGAACACCACGTCCGGCAATGCGTCCGCTCCATCGACAACGTCACGTTTCTCGAGGATCGCGATGTGGTGGCCTTGACGTCGACGACGGACCACGCCCGGGTCACGGGCGCCCAGACGATCGACCGACACAGCGGGCGAGGGGTCACTGTGTCGGCCGATCTGGTCGTCGACGCGACCGGACGCGCAGCCCGCACGCCGCTCTGGCTGGAGAAGCTCGGCTACGGCCGTCCAGTCGAAGACCAGGTGGTGGTACGCCTGGCCTACGCCAGTCAACTCCTCCGGTTGCGGCCCTCCGCCCTTCATGAGATGGGCGTGATGATCGGTGTTGTGCCCGGGAGGCCCACCGGCATGGGCTTCCTGCGTTGTGAGCATGAGAGGGGGATGCTCACCGTGTTCGGGATGGCGGGCCGGGTGCCCCCCTGCCAGCTTTCCGCCATATGCGACTTTGCCGAGGAATTCGCGCCGCCGCATGTGGTGGCCGCGCTGCGCGACGCCGAACCCATCGGCGCCGTGGCGCAACACCGTCTTCCGTCCAGCCGGTGGCGCCGCTATGACAAGATGCGGCGCTTTCCGCGCGGGCTGCTCGTCACAGGTGACGCGGTCTGCAGCTTCAACCCGGTATACGGGCAAGGTATGACGGTGGCTGCGCTGGAAGCGCTAGCGCTGCGTAGCTGTTTGACCGGGGGCGCAACCGATTTGGCTTCTCGATTTTTCAGGGCTACCGCGCCGGCGATCCGCCAGGCGTGGCAGCTGGCGGCCGGTGGCGATCTGGCGCTACCTGAAATCGAAGGCGCGCGACCCCTGGCAACAAGGCTGCTCAACGGGTATGTGGATCGCGTGTTGGCGGCTGCCGAATTCGATGCTGCCGCATTTAACCAGTTCAACAAGGTGATTGCCCTCGTTGATCCGCCGACGCGACTGCTGCGTCCTGCCATGCTGTGGCGTGCGGCCTCGGCCAACCACCATCGACGGCAACGGGGCGAGCAGCCAAGCGAGCCAGCCGCTTTGGTCGACCAGGTAGCGATCTAG
- a CDS encoding precorrin-8X methylmutase, with the protein MLDYVRDAAEIYRQSFTTIRAEADLTRFPAAVEQVVVRLIHTCGQVDLTEHVAYTDDVVARAGGALSGGAPVLCDSSMVAAGITRLPGGNEVVSLVADPRAAELAARRHTTRSAAGVELWADRLAGAVVAIGNAPTALFRLLELVDEGVPAPEAVLGGPVGFVGSAQSKQELIDRPRGMSYLIVLGRRGGSAMAAAAVNAIAASTR; encoded by the coding sequence GTGCTCGACTACGTTCGCGATGCCGCCGAGATCTACCGGCAGTCGTTCACGACCATTAGGGCCGAGGCGGACCTGACCCGGTTTCCCGCCGCCGTCGAGCAGGTCGTGGTCCGGCTGATTCACACCTGCGGTCAGGTGGACCTGACCGAGCATGTCGCCTACACCGACGACGTCGTCGCCCGTGCCGGCGGCGCCCTGAGCGGCGGAGCCCCGGTGCTGTGCGATTCCTCGATGGTCGCCGCCGGAATTACCCGGCTTCCCGGAGGCAACGAGGTGGTGTCTTTGGTTGCCGACCCACGGGCCGCTGAGCTGGCCGCTCGCCGGCACACCACCCGCTCGGCCGCTGGCGTGGAGCTGTGGGCCGATCGGTTGGCGGGCGCGGTGGTGGCCATCGGGAACGCGCCCACTGCTCTGTTTCGGTTACTGGAATTGGTGGACGAGGGCGTGCCCGCACCGGAGGCGGTGTTGGGCGGGCCGGTCGGCTTCGTCGGGTCGGCGCAGTCCAAGCAGGAGCTGATCGACCGCCCGCGCGGGATGTCGTACTTGATCGTGCTGGGCCGCCGCGGCGGTAGCGCGATGGCCGCCGCCGCCGTCAACGCGATAGCGGCGAGCACCCGGTGA
- a CDS encoding 1,2-dihydroxy-3-keto-5-methylthiopentene dioxygenase, translating into MTLLQVMADGDAADVRLRTDDPGEIGAELAKRDIVFDRWPALPGLDKTMPTTEILAGYDERIAELNADGRYKFVDVARLHPDDSDPGWPDLAAAARDKFRSEHRHAEDEVRFFAAGRGCFYLHLPGEVVAVVCEGGDLLSVPAGTRHWFDMGERPDFVAVRFFEHEDGWIGDFTGDTIGERFPTLDELVAA; encoded by the coding sequence ATGACCCTCTTGCAAGTGATGGCCGACGGCGACGCCGCCGACGTGCGGTTGCGCACCGACGACCCAGGCGAGATCGGTGCTGAGCTCGCCAAACGCGACATCGTTTTCGACCGCTGGCCCGCATTGCCCGGCCTCGACAAGACCATGCCCACCACCGAAATCCTGGCCGGCTACGACGAGCGCATCGCCGAACTGAACGCCGACGGTCGCTACAAGTTCGTCGACGTGGCGCGGCTGCACCCGGATGACAGCGACCCGGGATGGCCGGACCTCGCCGCGGCCGCCCGGGACAAGTTCCGCTCCGAGCATCGCCACGCCGAGGACGAAGTGCGCTTCTTTGCCGCCGGCCGCGGCTGCTTCTACCTACATCTCCCCGGCGAAGTGGTTGCGGTGGTGTGCGAGGGCGGTGACCTGCTGTCGGTGCCGGCCGGCACTCGGCACTGGTTCGACATGGGTGAGCGCCCCGATTTCGTAGCGGTCCGGTTTTTCGAGCACGAGGACGGCTGGATCGGCGACTTCACCGGTGACACCATCGGCGAACGCTTCCCGACGCTGGACGAGCTCGTTGCGGCATGA